One genomic region from Rhizomicrobium palustre encodes:
- a CDS encoding ATP-binding protein, whose amino-acid sequence MKPPCRLRDTIAWRFGAIITAAIVVTGVLTGLFYMFGGRWTQPPMDLRSLLAGVTAVVDIIEAAPPEIRPRLVATPVAHGNEYYRMEWYGADSGAARWFDAARQTQHLPKRVEIFQGLNTELHRPYVMIGPEKPLRAGSGFPFGPQKPDAYYLIVKLRDGSWLVFLGGGHKWGLSSGERIAILLAVFLVVAGSISAVATRQISRPIRKFAVAVHAAGVNPNAPPIPESGPHELREVIAAFNGMQAKISAFVAYRTAMLAAISHDLRTPLTRIRLRGEYIADPVQRERLIADALEMQEMVDGALAFFRGDSEEEPVRSFDLSGLLQSIVDGFADQGVEVAYSGPDHVVYTGRALAIKRAVTNLVENAVKYASAPAITLEREATAVTITVRDRGQGIPEAALESVFEPFFRLDKSRHKARGGVGLGLTAARSILRGHGGDLVLRNLAEGGLEACATLPGR is encoded by the coding sequence ATGAAACCGCCATGCCGACTACGCGATACCATCGCCTGGCGTTTTGGCGCGATCATCACCGCTGCGATCGTCGTCACCGGCGTGTTGACGGGGTTGTTCTACATGTTTGGCGGACGGTGGACGCAGCCGCCGATGGACTTGCGCTCGCTGCTCGCCGGTGTCACGGCGGTTGTTGATATCATCGAAGCCGCTCCGCCCGAGATACGCCCGCGCCTCGTGGCAACCCCGGTTGCGCACGGCAATGAATATTACAGGATGGAATGGTACGGCGCCGATAGCGGTGCGGCGCGCTGGTTCGATGCGGCGCGTCAAACGCAGCACCTGCCGAAGCGGGTTGAGATTTTCCAAGGCCTCAACACCGAACTGCACCGGCCTTACGTCATGATCGGGCCTGAGAAGCCGTTGCGTGCTGGCAGCGGTTTTCCTTTCGGGCCGCAAAAGCCGGATGCCTATTACCTGATCGTGAAACTGCGCGATGGCAGCTGGCTCGTATTCCTGGGCGGCGGGCATAAATGGGGGCTTTCGAGCGGCGAACGCATCGCGATCCTGCTGGCCGTTTTTCTCGTCGTTGCGGGCAGCATCAGCGCGGTGGCGACGCGCCAGATTTCGCGGCCGATCCGCAAATTCGCCGTGGCGGTGCATGCTGCGGGTGTCAATCCCAATGCTCCACCGATCCCGGAAAGCGGCCCGCATGAGCTGCGTGAAGTGATTGCGGCCTTCAACGGCATGCAAGCCAAGATATCGGCCTTTGTGGCTTATCGCACGGCGATGCTGGCGGCGATTTCGCATGATCTGCGCACGCCGCTGACGCGCATCCGCCTGCGCGGCGAATACATCGCCGATCCGGTGCAGCGCGAGCGGCTCATCGCCGATGCGCTCGAGATGCAGGAGATGGTGGACGGGGCACTGGCCTTCTTTCGCGGCGATAGCGAAGAAGAACCGGTGCGCAGCTTCGATCTCTCCGGCCTTTTGCAAAGCATTGTCGATGGCTTCGCCGATCAGGGCGTGGAGGTCGCCTATAGCGGTCCGGATCATGTCGTCTATACGGGCCGCGCCCTCGCCATCAAACGCGCCGTCACCAATCTCGTGGAAAACGCCGTCAAATATGCCTCCGCCCCCGCCATTACGCTGGAGCGCGAAGCCACCGCGGTTACCATTACGGTCCGCGATCGCGGCCAAGGCATCCCTGAGGCGGCGCTGGAATCGGTCTTCGAGCCCTTTTTCAGACTCGATAAATCTCGCCACAAGGCGCGCGGCGGGGTGGGGCTGGGTTTGACGGCGGCGCGCTCCATTCTGCGCGGTCATGGCGGCGATTTGGTCTTGCGCAATCTTGCCGAGGGCGGTTTGGAAGCCTGTGCCACCCTGCCTGGGCGTTGA
- a CDS encoding MipA/OmpV family protein has translation MPFHLSARLSCGAILLICGAIPAAAAEPASTGAFDISAGAGVMMRPTYLGSDRYRASPLPLLSVKWNDMVSLDPSGLRLYQRLGGFTAGIGLTYDGGRDEKDPGGISFRGGDGRLKGMGKIGTAVGYQLFASYTLGRITFDANATKYDGSQNKGLLVRAGAELPIRLNEHFTIIPHGGASWANDRYMRTFFGVSSEQALHSNFARYDAESGFLGGTVGLRLHYRFDNHWFAVGDASTTFLAGDAKKSPISFSDTATIATLAIGYHF, from the coding sequence ATGCCATTCCACCTAAGCGCGCGTCTATCCTGCGGCGCCATCCTGCTTATCTGCGGTGCGATCCCGGCGGCGGCCGCAGAGCCCGCGTCAACCGGCGCATTCGATATTTCGGCAGGGGCGGGCGTGATGATGCGCCCGACCTATTTGGGCAGTGATCGCTACAGGGCCTCCCCTTTGCCCCTCCTCTCGGTGAAGTGGAACGACATGGTGTCGCTCGATCCCAGCGGTCTTCGCCTTTATCAGCGGCTGGGCGGTTTCACCGCGGGAATTGGCCTGACCTATGATGGCGGACGTGACGAAAAAGACCCCGGCGGCATCTCTTTTCGGGGTGGCGACGGCCGCCTCAAAGGCATGGGCAAAATCGGCACGGCGGTGGGCTATCAGCTCTTCGCGTCCTACACGCTGGGCCGGATCACTTTCGATGCCAACGCGACCAAATATGACGGCAGCCAAAACAAAGGCCTTTTGGTGCGCGCAGGCGCGGAGCTTCCGATCCGCCTCAACGAGCATTTCACCATAATTCCCCATGGCGGCGCGAGCTGGGCCAATGACCGTTATATGCGCACCTTCTTCGGTGTCAGCAGCGAGCAGGCGCTGCATTCCAATTTCGCCCGCTATGATGCGGAAAGCGGATTTCTAGGGGGGACCGTCGGGCTAAGACTGCACTACCGCTTCGATAACCATTGGTTTGCCGTGGGCGATGCCTCCACCACATTCCTGGCGGGGGATGCCAAGAAAAGCCCGATCAGCTTCTCGGATACGGCCACCATCGCTACCCTTGCAATCGGCTACCACTTCTAA
- a CDS encoding DUF934 domain-containing protein, with translation MPLIKDGALAEDHFAFVADDAALPDGPVVVSLKRLRADRDALFARNQKLGVKLTSEESPEGIGSDLDRLSLVVLEFPKFRDGRPFSWARILRTRLKFAGEIRAVGDYLYDQVAYLSRVGVNAFELPPSITPELFARALTEMTNVYQPAADGKKTIRDLRAG, from the coding sequence ATGCCGCTTATTAAAGATGGCGCGCTTGCCGAAGACCACTTTGCTTTCGTGGCCGATGATGCGGCGCTGCCCGATGGGCCGGTGGTGGTCTCGTTAAAACGCTTAAGGGCTGACCGCGACGCCCTCTTCGCGCGCAATCAGAAGCTGGGCGTGAAGCTGACCAGCGAAGAATCCCCTGAAGGCATCGGCTCCGATCTCGACCGTCTCTCGCTGGTGGTGCTGGAATTTCCCAAATTCCGCGACGGGCGACCCTTCTCCTGGGCGCGCATCCTGCGCACAAGGCTGAAGTTTGCAGGCGAAATCCGCGCCGTGGGCGATTACCTCTATGATCAGGTCGCCTATCTTTCCCGCGTCGGCGTCAACGCCTTTGAGCTGCCGCCCTCCATCACGCCGGAACTTTTTGCGCGCGCCTTGACCGAGATGACCAACGTCTATCAGCCCGCGGCGGACGGCAAGAAAACCATCCGGGATTTGCGGGCGGGCTGA
- a CDS encoding DUF2336 domain-containing protein, which yields MVTARARLNQLLAMAAERKWAPLARDLAELVLSWPADCPVQMRGPMLALFETALREADAAILGEIAPRFAGRSDVPLKVLNLLYLSAPAPLRREILLRNGLENEEMAAVHPADSLLILSAARNGARDFASAFAVGTGLTRRMAEAVLADRSGEALAVVCRSTGLDRATFSALVLLKAPRGTQLSAYDTVTPKAAAHLMQEWQKFAPLKPHAHAAE from the coding sequence ATGGTTACGGCGCGGGCGCGGTTGAACCAATTGTTGGCGATGGCGGCAGAGCGCAAATGGGCGCCGCTGGCGCGCGATCTGGCTGAACTCGTCCTCTCCTGGCCCGCCGATTGCCCCGTCCAGATGCGCGGCCCCATGCTGGCGCTGTTCGAGACCGCCCTGCGCGAAGCCGATGCGGCCATCCTTGGCGAGATCGCCCCCCGCTTTGCCGGACGCAGTGACGTGCCGCTGAAGGTGCTGAATCTTCTCTATCTCTCTGCGCCCGCGCCGCTGCGCCGGGAAATCCTGCTGCGCAACGGGCTGGAAAACGAAGAGATGGCGGCGGTCCACCCCGCCGATAGCCTGCTCATCCTCTCAGCGGCCAGAAATGGGGCGCGCGATTTCGCCTCCGCCTTCGCGGTGGGAACCGGCCTTACGCGCCGCATGGCCGAAGCAGTGTTGGCCGATAGGAGCGGCGAGGCCCTCGCCGTGGTCTGCCGTAGCACCGGGCTTGACCGCGCCACCTTCTCGGCGCTGGTGCTCTTGAAGGCCCCGCGGGGCACACAGCTTTCGGCCTATGACACGGTCACACCCAAGGCGGCGGCGCATCTGATGCAGGAATGGCAGAAATTCGCGCCCCTGAAACCGCACGCCCACGCGGCGGAATAG
- a CDS encoding response regulator encodes MERAPHLLIVDDDEDIRSLLKAFFERHAYAVSVACGGEEMFAALGRHPIDLVILDLMLQGEDGISLCRRLRGAASTAVIMLTAMSDQTERVIGLEVGADDYVTKPFDPRELLARVRAVLRRSAERPQQAQPSRPKLCFGKWRLDVARRELVADDDTLIFLTSGEFDLLLTFVEHPQRVLTRDQLLDARGLPYATYDAPNDRTIDVQVSRLRRKLEDDPKSPAIIRTVRNGGYMFALKVVAR; translated from the coding sequence ATGGAGCGCGCACCGCATCTTTTGATCGTCGACGACGACGAGGATATCCGCAGCCTCTTGAAGGCATTTTTCGAGCGCCACGCCTACGCAGTATCCGTGGCGTGCGGCGGCGAGGAAATGTTCGCGGCGCTGGGTCGCCACCCTATCGATCTCGTTATTCTCGATCTGATGCTGCAAGGCGAAGACGGCATCTCCCTGTGCCGCCGCCTCAGGGGCGCGGCCTCCACTGCGGTCATCATGCTGACGGCCATGTCCGACCAGACCGAGCGGGTGATCGGGCTGGAGGTCGGCGCCGATGATTACGTCACCAAGCCCTTTGATCCGCGTGAACTTCTGGCCAGGGTGCGCGCCGTTTTGCGCCGCTCCGCTGAGCGCCCGCAGCAGGCCCAGCCGAGTCGCCCCAAACTCTGTTTCGGCAAGTGGCGGCTGGATGTAGCCCGCCGTGAACTTGTTGCCGATGACGACACGCTGATTTTTCTGACCAGTGGCGAGTTCGATCTTCTGCTCACCTTCGTCGAGCATCCTCAAAGAGTTCTGACGCGCGATCAATTGCTCGACGCGCGTGGACTTCCTTATGCCACCTATGACGCGCCGAACGACCGCACCATCGATGTTCAAGTCAGCCGCTTGCGCCGCAAGCTGGAGGATGATCCCAAGAGCCCGGCTATCATCCGCACCGTCCGCAATGGCGGGTATATGTTCGCGCTGAAGGTGGTGGCGCGATGA
- a CDS encoding type III PLP-dependent enzyme: MNAHPLSAQTLPAMERFSSVEEVITAMKPGDPVYVLEPAKFRASAERFLKHFPGTPMYAVKANPTTRAMDLIWQSGIRHFDTASFGEVKMVKERFPEAVCHFMAPVRLPGHAKAAFEQYGVTDYVVDCEFELEKLLSEIEDHSRLRIFVRLAAALGGALLELSSKFGTNPDEGARLLNRVVAAGAQPAATFHVGSQCLSPFSYAQAVEIVRRTIDKAGVKITALDIGGGFPAPLLNNDVPPFIWYFDTIREAIETLDIPDLQLLCEPGRALVTEGLSVVTQVVLRKGDRLYLNDGTYGSFDELTLPGFNADYPSRAFRLSATGEAQPLTTQTTPFRVYGPTCDTLDVLPRPQMLPEDIKAGDFIVFDNMGAYTVAVRTNFNGFYNDTWVQVGA, translated from the coding sequence ATGAACGCGCACCCTCTTTCCGCCCAGACGCTCCCAGCTATGGAGCGGTTTTCCTCGGTTGAAGAGGTGATCACGGCCATGAAGCCGGGTGATCCCGTTTATGTGCTGGAACCGGCCAAGTTCCGCGCCTCGGCGGAGCGCTTCCTGAAGCATTTCCCCGGCACGCCGATGTATGCGGTGAAAGCCAACCCGACCACGCGCGCCATGGACCTCATCTGGCAGTCGGGCATCCGTCATTTCGACACCGCCTCCTTTGGCGAGGTGAAGATGGTGAAAGAGCGCTTCCCGGAAGCCGTGTGTCACTTCATGGCGCCCGTGCGCCTGCCCGGCCATGCCAAGGCGGCTTTCGAGCAATATGGTGTCACCGATTATGTGGTGGACTGCGAATTCGAGCTGGAAAAGCTGCTTTCGGAGATCGAAGACCACTCCCGCTTGCGCATCTTCGTGCGGCTGGCGGCGGCCCTTGGCGGGGCGCTTTTGGAACTCTCCTCCAAATTCGGCACCAACCCGGATGAAGGCGCGCGGCTGTTGAACCGCGTTGTCGCGGCGGGCGCCCAGCCGGCCGCGACCTTCCATGTCGGCAGCCAGTGCCTTTCGCCCTTCTCTTATGCCCAAGCGGTAGAGATCGTCCGGCGCACCATCGACAAGGCCGGGGTGAAGATCACCGCCCTCGACATCGGCGGCGGCTTCCCCGCCCCGCTGCTCAACAATGACGTGCCGCCCTTCATCTGGTATTTCGATACCATCCGCGAAGCCATCGAAACGCTAGATATTCCGGATCTGCAACTTTTGTGCGAGCCTGGCCGCGCCCTCGTGACCGAAGGGCTGTCGGTGGTGACCCAAGTGGTGCTGCGCAAAGGCGACCGGCTTTACCTGAACGACGGCACCTATGGCAGCTTCGACGAGCTGACCCTGCCGGGCTTCAATGCCGATTACCCGAGCCGCGCCTTCCGGCTTTCCGCCACCGGCGAGGCCCAGCCGCTGACCACGCAGACGACGCCCTTCCGCGTCTATGGCCCAACCTGTGACACGCTCGATGTGCTGCCGCGCCCGCAAATGCTGCCCGAGGACATCAAAGCCGGGGACTTCATCGTCTTCGACAATATGGGTGCCTATACGGTGGCCGTGCGGACCAACTTCAACGGCTTCTACAACGACACCTGGGTCCAGGTTGGCGCCTAA
- a CDS encoding alpha-L-fucosidase: MTKISKRTLFKAAGTLGLAAALPAASRAEEASGIAGGPFRPNWESLVSGYQTPEWFRDAKFGLWAHWGPQCVPEAGDWYARQMYVQGNGQYDQHVAKFGHPADTGFMDVIGKWKAEKFDPDALLNLYKRAGAKYFVALANHHDNFDTFNSKHHAWNATRIGPKRDLIGAFAKAARARGLKFGVSNHSAHAWHWFQTAYGYDLEGPRKAERYDAFKLTKEMGKGKWWEGLDPQELYAGRVMAMPDGIPSIAEANKWHEMNDRVWDEYPPIANPEFVRRWFLRCKDLIDSYQPDLLYFDNFDLPLGQAGLDIAAHYYNASIAWHGKLEAVLNFKAVVPQHRGAAVEDVERGFRADIEPKPWQTDTCIGDWHYSRPLYEKNGYKSAASVIHRLCDVVSKNGNLLLSVPVRGDGSIDEKETAIVEGVAGWMARFSEAIHGTRPWIKAGEGPTQVASGQFGEAKEDPFSAEDIRFTTKAGALYAITLGKPQTETITVKSLASAKIERVEVVGAKAPLAFRQDTQGLHITLPARASHDYGLAFKIRGKGLV, from the coding sequence ATGACGAAGATTTCCAAGAGAACCTTATTCAAGGCGGCGGGCACGCTGGGACTTGCCGCGGCGCTGCCCGCGGCTTCACGCGCGGAAGAAGCGTCCGGCATCGCTGGCGGGCCGTTCCGCCCGAACTGGGAATCATTGGTCTCCGGCTATCAGACGCCTGAATGGTTCCGCGATGCCAAATTCGGTCTGTGGGCACATTGGGGCCCTCAATGCGTGCCGGAAGCAGGCGATTGGTATGCCCGCCAGATGTATGTGCAAGGCAACGGCCAATACGATCAGCATGTCGCGAAATTCGGCCATCCCGCCGATACAGGCTTCATGGATGTCATCGGCAAATGGAAAGCGGAGAAATTCGATCCGGACGCGCTGCTCAACCTCTATAAGCGCGCGGGCGCGAAGTATTTCGTCGCGCTGGCCAATCACCACGACAATTTCGACACCTTTAATTCCAAACACCATGCGTGGAACGCCACGCGCATCGGCCCCAAGCGCGACCTGATCGGCGCCTTTGCCAAAGCGGCACGCGCCCGCGGGCTCAAATTCGGCGTCTCCAACCATTCGGCTCATGCCTGGCATTGGTTCCAGACCGCGTATGGCTATGACCTTGAGGGCCCGCGCAAAGCCGAGCGTTATGACGCCTTCAAGCTCACCAAAGAGATGGGCAAAGGTAAATGGTGGGAGGGGCTGGACCCGCAGGAGCTTTATGCGGGACGTGTCATGGCGATGCCGGACGGCATCCCCTCGATCGCGGAAGCCAATAAATGGCATGAGATGAACGACCGGGTGTGGGACGAATATCCACCCATCGCCAATCCCGAATTCGTGCGCCGCTGGTTCCTGCGCTGCAAGGATCTGATCGACAGCTATCAACCCGATCTTCTCTATTTCGACAATTTCGATCTGCCGCTCGGCCAAGCCGGGCTCGATATCGCCGCCCATTACTACAACGCTTCCATCGCTTGGCATGGCAAGCTCGAGGCGGTGCTGAATTTCAAAGCCGTTGTGCCGCAACATCGCGGCGCGGCGGTGGAAGATGTCGAGCGCGGCTTCCGCGCCGATATCGAACCCAAACCCTGGCAAACCGACACCTGCATCGGCGACTGGCATTACAGCCGTCCGCTTTATGAAAAGAATGGCTATAAATCGGCGGCTTCGGTGATCCACCGCTTATGCGATGTGGTGTCGAAAAACGGCAATCTGCTGCTCAGCGTGCCGGTGCGCGGCGATGGCTCCATCGATGAAAAGGAAACAGCCATCGTGGAAGGTGTCGCGGGCTGGATGGCGCGCTTCTCCGAGGCGATTCATGGCACGCGGCCTTGGATCAAGGCGGGCGAAGGTCCGACCCAAGTGGCGTCCGGCCAATTCGGCGAAGCCAAGGAAGACCCGTTCAGCGCCGAAGACATCCGCTTCACCACCAAGGCTGGCGCGCTTTACGCCATCACCCTGGGCAAGCCGCAAACCGAGACGATCACCGTGAAAAGCTTAGCCTCAGCCAAAATCGAGCGTGTGGAAGTGGTTGGCGCCAAAGCACCGCTCGCATTTCGGCAAGACACGCAAGGGCTGCACATCACCCTGCCCGCGCGCGCCAGCCACGATTATGGCCTCGCCTTCAAGATCAGAGGCAAGGGGCTGGTTTAG
- a CDS encoding glyoxalase, whose protein sequence is MSEIVRAGAFAIVPSNNLPASIPFWERLGFARTGGEASYVIMTGWECEVHLTQAGSGPWRVPEEHNPFGVYIRTPHVAAIAARVDDLVIRPGGVLRHREWGLYEVGIAGPDGLLVRIGWPSHLINPA, encoded by the coding sequence ATGTCCGAGATCGTGCGCGCGGGGGCCTTCGCCATTGTGCCGAGCAATAATTTGCCAGCTTCCATTCCTTTCTGGGAACGCCTCGGCTTTGCGCGGACCGGCGGAGAGGCAAGTTATGTGATCATGACGGGCTGGGAGTGCGAGGTGCATCTGACGCAGGCGGGCAGCGGCCCGTGGCGTGTGCCCGAGGAGCACAATCCTTTTGGGGTTTATATCCGCACGCCGCATGTCGCGGCCATCGCGGCACGAGTCGACGACCTTGTCATCCGCCCTGGCGGCGTTCTGCGCCATCGCGAATGGGGGCTTTACGAAGTCGGCATCGCCGGGCCGGATGGCCTCCTGGTCCGCATCGGCTGGCCGTCGCACCTCATCAACCCCGCTTAG
- a CDS encoding helix-turn-helix domain-containing protein: MPAIPAKPKRPWQRRKQARAGEILAAAAELAAERGAQNLRMANIAERAGITKGTIYLYFINKEEVLRLIAPPEETPAVSGTEMLAAE; the protein is encoded by the coding sequence ATGCCTGCGATCCCCGCAAAACCGAAACGTCCATGGCAGCGGCGCAAACAGGCCCGCGCGGGCGAGATATTGGCCGCCGCCGCAGAGCTCGCCGCGGAACGAGGCGCCCAGAACCTGCGCATGGCCAACATCGCCGAACGCGCGGGGATCACCAAGGGCACGATCTATCTTTACTTCATTAACAAGGAAGAGGTTCTGCGCCTGATCGCGCCGCCGGAAGAAACTCCGGCGGTCAGCGGGACAGAAATGCTGGCGGCGGAGTGA
- a CDS encoding DUF1491 family protein produces the protein MTTPRLKAGFFVRALIRRAEVAGAPAYLVKKGSEEAGAVFIKIAKLDGTCTIYSQTTLPDGERAWARPLGETCDEARASAYFEKQQKYDPDLWIVEIEDRQGRVFFDEKVV, from the coding sequence ATGACCACACCTCGCCTGAAAGCCGGATTCTTTGTGCGCGCGCTGATCCGCCGGGCCGAGGTTGCGGGCGCGCCGGCCTATCTCGTCAAGAAGGGCTCGGAAGAAGCCGGAGCGGTTTTTATCAAGATCGCCAAGCTCGATGGCACGTGCACCATCTATAGCCAGACCACATTGCCCGACGGGGAGCGCGCCTGGGCCCGGCCTTTGGGCGAGACCTGCGATGAGGCGCGCGCTTCAGCCTATTTCGAGAAGCAGCAAAAATACGATCCCGATCTCTGGATCGTCGAAATCGAAGACCGCCAGGGGCGGGTCTTTTTCGATGAAAAGGTGGTGTGA
- a CDS encoding peptide chain release factor 3, protein MTLAHEAQRRRTFAIISHPDAGKTTLTEHLLLLGGAIHEAGRVKARGEARRARSDWMKIEQERGISVTSAVMTFEFHDAIFNLLDTPGHEDFSEDTYRTLTAADSAVMVIDAAKGIEAQTRKLFEVCRLRDIPIMTFVNKMDREARDPFEIVDEIADQLQLDVAPMSWPVGQGLNFRGVYDLYKDEFSVFGKDGERISSAEMVARLRPEEKDKLDEDVELVKAGLSHFDAASYREGHLTPLFFGSALKNFSVRDLLAHLAEHAPPPRAQSAKEKVVHPADEEVSGFVFKVQANMDPNHRDRVAFVRLASGRFRRNMKLTQSGTAKTIGVHNPILFFAQSRETVDEAYPGDIIGIPNHGVLRVGDTLSESGKLVFTGIPNFAPEILRRVRLSDPMKQKHLARALTSLAEEGVTQVFKPQIGSYWIVGVVGPLQLDVLKSRLRAEYGLDVELEQAPYDTARWISGSDADIEKFLDGNRGGMAADRDGAPVFLAKSAWELGYVADKNPGIKFAKTRERADVQAEN, encoded by the coding sequence ATGACACTCGCCCACGAAGCCCAAAGACGCCGCACCTTCGCGATCATTTCGCACCCGGACGCCGGCAAAACGACCCTGACCGAACATCTGCTCCTCCTCGGCGGCGCGATCCATGAGGCAGGCCGCGTGAAAGCGCGCGGCGAGGCGCGCCGCGCCCGCTCCGACTGGATGAAGATCGAGCAGGAACGCGGCATCTCGGTCACGTCGGCGGTGATGACCTTCGAATTTCATGACGCCATCTTCAACCTGCTCGATACGCCGGGCCATGAAGACTTCTCGGAAGACACTTATCGTACCCTGACCGCGGCGGATTCCGCGGTGATGGTGATCGACGCCGCCAAGGGTATCGAAGCCCAGACCCGCAAGCTCTTCGAGGTTTGCCGCCTGCGCGATATCCCGATCATGACCTTCGTCAACAAGATGGACCGCGAGGCGCGCGATCCCTTCGAGATCGTGGACGAGATCGCCGATCAGCTTCAGCTTGATGTCGCGCCGATGAGCTGGCCGGTGGGGCAGGGCCTCAATTTCCGCGGCGTGTATGATCTTTATAAAGATGAATTCTCGGTTTTCGGCAAAGATGGCGAGCGCATCTCCTCGGCCGAGATGGTGGCGCGGCTGCGCCCTGAGGAAAAAGACAAGCTCGATGAGGATGTCGAGCTGGTCAAAGCCGGGCTCTCCCATTTCGATGCCGCAAGCTATCGCGAAGGCCACCTCACGCCGCTTTTCTTCGGCTCGGCGCTGAAGAATTTCTCGGTGCGGGACCTTCTTGCGCATCTGGCTGAGCACGCCCCGCCGCCGCGCGCCCAAAGCGCCAAGGAAAAGGTGGTGCATCCGGCCGATGAAGAAGTTTCCGGTTTCGTGTTCAAGGTCCAGGCCAATATGGATCCCAACCACCGCGACCGCGTGGCCTTTGTGCGCCTCGCCTCGGGCCGCTTCCGCCGCAATATGAAGCTGACCCAATCGGGCACCGCCAAGACCATCGGCGTGCACAACCCGATCCTGTTCTTCGCGCAAAGCCGCGAGACGGTGGATGAGGCCTATCCCGGCGATATCATCGGCATTCCGAACCACGGCGTTTTGCGCGTCGGCGATACGCTGTCGGAATCCGGCAAGCTCGTTTTCACCGGCATTCCGAACTTCGCCCCGGAAATCCTGCGCCGCGTGCGCCTCTCCGATCCGATGAAGCAGAAGCACCTCGCGCGTGCTCTGACCTCGCTTGCCGAAGAAGGTGTGACGCAAGTCTTCAAGCCGCAGATCGGCTCTTACTGGATCGTCGGCGTGGTCGGGCCGCTGCAGCTCGATGTCTTGAAGTCGCGCCTGCGCGCTGAATACGGCCTCGATGTCGAGCTCGAGCAAGCGCCTTACGACACCGCGCGCTGGATCAGTGGCTCGGATGCGGACATCGAGAAATTCCTCGATGGCAATCGCGGCGGCATGGCGGCCGATCGCGACGGTGCGCCGGTGTTCCTCGCCAAAAGCGCTTGGGAACTCGGCTATGTCGCCGACAAGAATCCCGGCATCAAATTCGCCAAGACGCGCGAACGCGCCGACGTGCAGGCGGAGAACTGA
- a CDS encoding Spy/CpxP family protein refolding chaperone has product MKFTIPALAATLLLSSAAFAQDAAPPKGPDFAARHTEMCQGHYAHAVGKLAELEVRLKLTSMQKPLFERWKNVKLANAKANSAKCADMKMPVPGERPSLLEMRQRHIAMLESRLADMKAETPSLEAFVKSLDEAQVKILTREAHEARGRFFEHRGPMGHGPMGQGPMGMMNGPHHPQHAMLDGGMPMGADD; this is encoded by the coding sequence ATGAAGTTCACCATTCCGGCGCTTGCCGCGACGCTGCTTCTGTCCTCCGCCGCTTTCGCGCAGGATGCCGCCCCGCCCAAGGGCCCCGATTTCGCCGCCCGCCACACCGAAATGTGCCAGGGCCATTACGCCCATGCCGTCGGCAAGCTTGCCGAGCTGGAAGTGCGCTTGAAGCTAACCTCGATGCAGAAGCCCCTCTTCGAACGCTGGAAGAATGTGAAGCTCGCCAACGCGAAAGCCAATTCGGCCAAATGCGCGGATATGAAAATGCCCGTGCCGGGCGAACGCCCCAGCCTGCTTGAGATGCGCCAGCGCCACATCGCCATGCTGGAATCGCGCCTTGCCGATATGAAGGCCGAAACGCCCTCGCTGGAAGCCTTTGTGAAATCGCTGGATGAGGCGCAGGTGAAGATTCTGACGCGCGAAGCCCATGAAGCGCGCGGCCGCTTCTTCGAACATCGTGGGCCGATGGGTCATGGCCCGATGGGCCAAGGTCCTATGGGCATGATGAATGGCCCGCATCATCCGCAACACGCCATGCTCGACGGCGGAATGCCGATGGGTGCTGACGACTAA